From Vespula vulgaris chromosome 18, iyVesVulg1.1, whole genome shotgun sequence:
taatcttaatagtaatatattctatatatagtCAATAAGGAAAAAGTAATACAAATAAGCTTTATacaagtatttatatttatattcatatcaCAAAGTTCTATGATATGTGAAAATGCAACATTTTGAGCTGCATaacaatagataaatagataatactTAACATGTAAATAGATACTAAATGTATATCTTATAGCTTAACAAAATGATATGAGTATGAGAGTCTCATAAATATAAGCGTGGCCATGTAAAAAGCTGTCTGTCGTTGGTCATATTGCCAAgtttatttaatcttattcTCATTAATATTCAGGATCATCTTTGTGTTTCCGCCTTGGATCTGAGGCATCTAAAGTCACTATCACAGGTGGTACGTTTTCAGGTCTTTGAGTTTGCCCAAACCTGTATCCAACCTTTTTAGATAAATCACCAAATTGTGAGAATATCGGAACTCGTTGACAccttgaataaatattatttgtgtTACAAAGTTGTCCGGTTGATAAGATGTAATTAAGTTTTTcttaattgtatataatagtaagaaaaaaaaaaatattaaacgtatatgaaaaataatataaatggcATGAGAGCAAACTGACTATATTAGTATCAAAAATAGCAGCAAGATTAGAATGTATATATCCTTTGATGCATAATttttagagaaagaagatgaatgcagagaagaaagcaagaaagctgtgaagaaaataattgacatcaagcgaagaaagataaagaagatagaaaagaaagggaaaagaaaaggaaaaaagaaattaataaaatttgtgtGAAATAGGAACGCTTCGTGCTTCACAGCTTACAAGATAATGATAGAGAGTAGAATACGGTAAGAAGTGCAGAAGTAATCCTTTTAGCAGTTTTCCCTTATTGTTTCTTCTCACACCTGCACGTATTGTGGTCGAAATAGGAGCCAGTTGAACACTCTTCAATCTCTCTGCAGGCACACGTACAGACTTCATTATCCCAAAGTTTAATGTTGTTATTTGCcttgcatttttcttcttcgtctgtGTTTATACAAGCGCATCTACATTCGTCCCTTTCATAGACTTGCTTCTCGTTGCAGTGCTAAgagttaaaattatattttcttttttatttaaataataagaaatatataattattactttttgcataacgaacgtaaaaagaacattttgaCCTTGTCGTAGAATGCGTAATTTGATTTAATCAAAGCGGATGCGGTAGTTTAAAGATAAGTACTTTCAAACGTGTTTGTTAACGTTCGATGGTGAGAAATTAGGAcggatataataatagaaggaCGTATTCAAAATAGGATATGTCTATCAATCCAGTGAAAGTAATATTGTCATTTTTAAATCaggtaaaaaagaatgagatatAAACTCTAggttaaaattgaaaagataaaaaagctTTACaggtgaaataaaaagaagacaagTTTTAGAAACGTTTCTCGATTATCTGTTAACAATCGACTTGAAATTACCTCTGCCTTAACTTTGCAGTCACATTTGCATTTCGTGTGTTCCTCCAATGCCACTATTTCTTTACCCTTATATGTTACTTGTAGATCTTCACCAATTTCCGAGACTATTACCTttgatattaacaaaaaaagaaaagaaaagaatatgaatTGTTATTATCTCTTAATAATGAAAGATCAAAGATGATACTTGTCGATTGATTAAATGAATCACCTCGAAATTTCGAATTTCTGATGCAACAGGTTGGCATGTGAGTAGATAATGCCCGCAACATCCACCACATCTTTTGATTCTCGTACAAGATGGATAATAAAATGTAGAAGGTCTATTTTCTTGTCTCAAAGATACTGATTGTAATTCTGGCATACAAGTGGCTGGCTTGGGTCGTTCTGCATTCGATCTTTCTCCGCTATTTCCTATTCTACCTAaacaaattgaatttttacctttgattaaaaatttaacaattttatatacatatataaaatgttagaaaaatttctatgttttattttattttcagataatagataatatgcctgatgaataaatatttccgAGGGATATCATTTACAAATGGTTGCTTCGAAATGGTTTTACTTTATTGGCTAAAAAACTATAATCCTCGGATTTGCTCGGTAAAATTGCCCGAGGCGAGAGAAACGTTTGAAAGTTTATCGCATAAAGAACTTAATCAATTCCAAGCATCTATTCAAAAACATTAAGACCGATCGTTGGTAATGATTATGAAGAGAACTGTTGGAACAGGTAAAAATCTGATGATTTCACTGTTTCAAACATATCACATACCATTTCATAAACTACTTTCCTATATCTTCTTGGAAGGAATCATTtggttttatttaaaagaaagaaaaaaaaaaaagaaaaaagaaaaagaaaagaaggaaagaagtcTGCTTTAAATATCAGATCTTCGACGtcaattacatatacatatgacTCAATTAGAAAACAGGATCtttcgaaatcgaaagaaacatataaaaaggTAGATATTAAAATTGGTTGAATAAAATATGCTGGAGACttgggttttttttttttttatctcaaaaGGAAGAACATGAAGTATTAATTCGAATGAAGTTGTGaagtaagaagaagatatcGTATACGTGTGATGAAACGAAGCCGATTTGTGCAATCTTTTCAAGCTTTATATATGAGACGAGAAtggacgaagagagaagagcatCAATAGAGTAAAATTGGAAGAGGAAATGGCACCAATGAGATCAGGACCATTAGAGTGAATACAACCatgcaagaagaagaagaagaagaagaagaagatacgtTTGGTACGAACCGAACGAGTGGAGCAAGATAAAATACAGGATGAATCAAAAGTTTCTGtatggaaaaattttatatatcaattacactttttttttaagccaatttttttctttcagggattgtaaaattacaaatcTAAAAAACCTCGAAAAATAggcttaaaattttttctatacttttttttcttttctttttattattcttttttttcttcctcttttttttttttttgaacgattTGAAATATCGAGTGAGATGTTATAAAAAGGGACGAAATATATGAGGACAGTGATAATTTATAGGATGATCTCATATTTCTACTGATAACGCACGTTTGGATAAGCGATTCTCttcgcacatatatatatacatgtgtactTTATTCGTAATTGAAAACATttacccttttttttttcctctttaagATAAGATCCAGTTGCAGTAGCGAATACGAAGTTAAAGACAATaattcttttgtcttttttttttcttttttagtataGCGTGCGTACGTGTAAAGTATAAGTAAAGTTTCGTGggatgattttctttttattttttgtatcgcaaagaaatataaataatgttttatttgaattgttattaattaattaaattaatgctTACCAGCTATAtgaattttcttatcttctggAACATTAACAAATTCGAGAAACTCTTCAtaagattcgatcgaattcatGCGTTGAGCGATCTTTAATGAAGCCtaaaaaagataaggaaaaaacgtcagagaaaattgaaagaagaatCCGATTTACATGTGTATTGATAATGAAGAAGGAAACTTCCCTATTTGTTTGATTGTGgctaatgataaaaaaaaaaaaaaaaaagaaaaagaaactaagaaaaaataataattataacgttCTAATTCAGTCGAATCagttggaagaaaaaattgtctaagtttatgaatatttcaagaaaataaatgacgtctgttttataatttatataaaatatcaggTAAATGaatcaagatatttttatcaatttataatttatcaagatcatatataatttataattttataattctaattttgtgtgcgaaggatatatatatatttttttttgcacatataaatttattcaattatttcagGTAGTCTAagttaatgatatttttttttcttttataagtaTTACTTCTCGACACGCACATCCTTTTGAAAAGCCAGTCATATTTTTAATgcaggaaaaaaaagcaaaagaagaaaagaaaacaaaataaaacaaaaataaaaaacgtgaCGCGTGAGAGGAAATACGTAAGATAACTATTATATCGTAGCACTTAAAAGACGTTCTCTCATACGCTTGGCAATATTTAGTGACGCACTTATAGTGCCAACGATAATCTTATTGTCTACTTTACAAATTGCACTTTATCGTGTAGCCCACgcaaaattctttctctctctctctctctctctttttttatattttttaacatgcCGACTGAAAACAACGTAACGTCGTAAGAAAATCATTTGCtctgataatttattatcagcATATATAGAAGAAGATCATAAAAAACATTCTTAACAGAccaatatttatctatttattttattaatcatgaGTAAAgcttgttgtttttcttttctttttttcttttttttcagtttttatCCTTAAGATTGATTAGATATATCACAAAGATAATCTATTGGATTGGTCAATAAGTAATGAcagaattttcaatataaataatattgatgttatttatttaaatataaaatattaaaagtttttaatgaaaaaaaaagaaagaaaaaataatatatttatttagatataacatgaaatatttgtaataaaaaaaaaaaactgatatttatttaagccagtattactaataattgaaaataatcgagatctcttgaatttcttgaaaattgaACGAATTATCTTATCTTACCGATCTTATCGTCTActgttttcgtttttcgttatatatacatctatacacatataattattttttttcattctacaGCTCAACATACGGAAagtatattttagaaaaaaggaagagaaaacatgtgaaaagaaagaaaaagagtattacaagtaaaaataaaaacttgatCCATCGATCAAGGTATTCCCGGTACTAATCGATTCCTGAGTCATTTTCGATCGCGGATACTGTTATGACTAAGGTGATAATTATCTTTTAGGTCAATAATccgtaaaataaaagaaatgtgattcaaagaaaatgtgacccaaaaattattataatcgatctaaatgtttcatttttaaagaaacatgCAAGTTTCAAAGTGacaataaaaatgcatataacataaataaactttaaattatttacagaGATATAggaattttgttatatactatatacagaAGATACTAATTCTTATTCAATgattcttattaaataatatgacGGTATCCAATTTTGTTCttgaataaggaaaaaaaaaaggaaagaaagaaagagagagaaaattatataattataataaatgatgtTAAATCGTTGCTTGATAACATCATTAtgcattataataaaaataggcCTTGTTCTAACTGAAGGTCGTACGATAAACGCAATGATCTGTGATGTTGACTTACGTGTGACGATgacattgaaaaataattaaaccgGTCTTAATGCTGCTTCGTGTTCATTTACATTTAGTTTTTAActatattttcaatcgaatagagatgataataatgcgaattattaatcaatatattatatttctagaaTCAACAATTACAACGATTATGTCAATGATAGAGTATAATGTGATTAGAACTACTTGTGTATTATTAGCAAAATTTGCATAATTCAATACTTGCCAAGAGATCATACGTACTTTCTAATAATCAAAATTCTAGATCACGATTAAGCAGAATGATTAAAGTATGTCATGCATTAATAAGATTTCTATATTAGTAAtactttgatatattaattaataaatatacttttatattaataatagattcGATTGATACAATAACTCAGTACTTTGTGCAAAAGGGAGACATACTTTCTAACAAGCAAAACTATAGAGCCACAAAATCCGGTCAGTGTCGAGAAGAGAACCTGTTGTTAAACTCGTTTGAATATTCCAATAAGTAAAATAAGTACCATGCAAAGAGAACGagttctttctttaaaaatatctatgaaatattattgcaataatttttctcttctggattattattataagtttaattcgataattagaagcaacagtagtagtagtagatttattaattattataatacgttttaatattttattatgtaggtcataaatataaaaataaagaaaaaagagaatttctgAACGCTCGAAATTAAATAGTAAATTGTTCTTATCGAATTTTAAATGACGTATTCGTGTTCAATGAATACTCAAGTTGATTAaacatatttcattcatttgttAATGATTTTCCAAGAACGCAACAATGATAGACCATCACATCATATATCTATCATATCATATGTCTTACTAATGTGATTATACAAACGAAATGAGGTGTAAGAATGCAAAGTTCAAGCATTAAAAGATGCCGTGCTAGTTAAATAAACTTGACAAGTCGGCCACTATTCGCGCATTTAATGCGTCCGGTTAATTCAAATCTAGCTCGAATGCAGAACTTCCTTCGTCCTTGTTGTTGGAAGCTGGAACGATTACAGTAACGATTTGATTAGATAAGATCAACGA
This genomic window contains:
- the LOC127070491 gene encoding uncharacterized protein LOC127070491 isoform X1, producing MQKQYVSSFSRRKMSYFGTKLAVFMIACGLVLGQSDNQQVDDPDKILFPESTNQNTADNIKRSPARLKPDDSVLLASLKIAQRMNSIESYEEFLEFVNVPEDKKIHIAGRIGNSGERSNAERPKPATCMPELQSVSLRQENRPSTFYYPSCTRIKRCGGCCGHYLLTCQPVASEIRNFEVIVSEIGEDLQVTYKGKEIVALEEHTKCKCDCKVKAEHCNEKQVYERDECRCACINTDEEEKCKANNNIKLWDNEVCTCACREIEECSTGSYFDHNTCRCQRVPIFSQFGDLSKKVGYRFGQTQRPENVPPVIVTLDASDPRRKHKDDPEY
- the LOC127070491 gene encoding uncharacterized protein LOC127070491 isoform X2; translation: MSYFGTKLAVFMIACGLVLGQSDNQQVDDPDKILFPESTNQNTADNIKRSPARLKPDDSVLLASLKIAQRMNSIESYEEFLEFVNVPEDKKIHIAGRIGNSGERSNAERPKPATCMPELQSVSLRQENRPSTFYYPSCTRIKRCGGCCGHYLLTCQPVASEIRNFEVIVSEIGEDLQVTYKGKEIVALEEHTKCKCDCKVKAEHCNEKQVYERDECRCACINTDEEEKCKANNNIKLWDNEVCTCACREIEECSTGSYFDHNTCRCQRVPIFSQFGDLSKKVGYRFGQTQRPENVPPVIVTLDASDPRRKHKDDPEY